The following proteins are co-located in the Microcystis wesenbergii NRERC-220 genome:
- a CDS encoding helicase C-terminal domain-containing protein encodes MVLLEAAVHSSLRAFLREQGRFYWSHHLTMGRLVARALRLKRSSLIQTGTTLSRYCLSYLTPALLGDTPVLIVAPESEVNLLLEVEIPRLQAWLQTQRDILKSDRFPANFTGLLLTTPQQWLEDKLGNLGHFPQNIATIIDRAEDLETCLVDYLTVTITPEQWSALGSAYPQHREVINLIKAQLSQSILGHPINPYNCYLIDAKEKEYIIALLQRLDQDLATDSAWQLLAAKITEHNYLLWTSVDRDREEFTLKISPLEVASFFKPIWQQQPFVLIGSFLDSEKSANLYRQNQGIGEILTLKFAADRESEYIHLYLPDRISAPNTPEFQPMLLKQVRELVSANHTSEQPIVILIEDVPLKAQIATQIAADYGSRVQVEKTEINNNTILVCGWQFWQTHQEKFITPSLLIIATLPLPSPENPLVAGKIAYYKRQHLDWFRAYLLPTAVREIQKSVQSLRECQGCVAVLDNRVNARSYGRQILSALEPYAKVNYLDQQFFQDKD; translated from the coding sequence ATGGTTTTATTAGAAGCAGCGGTTCATTCTTCTCTACGCGCTTTTTTACGCGAACAAGGGCGCTTTTACTGGTCTCATCATCTCACTATGGGGCGACTGGTGGCTAGAGCTTTACGCTTAAAACGGTCCTCTCTCATACAAACTGGAACTACTCTGTCCCGTTATTGTCTCAGTTATCTCACCCCGGCTCTTTTAGGTGATACACCTGTTCTGATTGTTGCCCCGGAGTCGGAAGTAAACCTACTATTGGAAGTGGAAATCCCCCGTCTGCAAGCATGGTTACAAACTCAGCGAGATATCCTCAAAAGCGATCGCTTTCCCGCTAATTTTACCGGTTTACTCCTCACCACACCCCAACAATGGTTAGAGGATAAATTGGGCAATCTCGGCCATTTTCCCCAGAATATCGCCACTATAATCGATCGAGCCGAAGATTTAGAAACTTGTCTAGTAGATTATCTCACCGTCACCATTACTCCCGAACAATGGTCTGCTTTAGGGTCAGCATATCCCCAGCATAGAGAGGTTATAAACTTAATTAAAGCACAACTTAGCCAAAGTATTCTTGGTCATCCCATTAATCCCTATAATTGCTATCTTATTGATGCCAAGGAAAAAGAATATATAATTGCCCTGCTGCAACGCTTGGATCAAGACTTAGCCACTGATTCTGCTTGGCAACTTTTAGCGGCAAAAATCACCGAGCATAATTATCTCCTCTGGACATCCGTAGATCGAGATCGAGAAGAATTTACCCTAAAAATCAGTCCTTTGGAGGTGGCTAGTTTTTTCAAACCGATTTGGCAGCAGCAACCCTTTGTTTTAATCGGCAGTTTTTTAGATAGCGAAAAATCCGCTAATTTATACCGTCAAAATCAGGGTATCGGAGAAATTTTAACTCTAAAGTTTGCAGCCGATCGCGAAAGTGAATATATTCATTTATATCTACCCGATCGCATCAGCGCCCCCAATACGCCCGAATTTCAACCGATGTTATTAAAGCAAGTGCGGGAATTAGTTAGTGCTAATCATACCAGTGAACAACCGATCGTGATCCTGATTGAAGATGTTCCCCTCAAGGCACAAATTGCCACCCAAATCGCAGCCGATTACGGTTCGCGAGTGCAAGTGGAAAAAACTGAGATTAATAATAATACTATTCTGGTGTGTGGTTGGCAATTCTGGCAAACCCATCAAGAAAAATTTATCACTCCCAGTTTATTAATTATCGCTACTTTACCCTTACCCTCCCCCGAAAATCCTCTCGTTGCTGGCAAAATTGCCTACTATAAACGACAACATCTCGACTGGTTTCGTGCCTATCTTTTACCCACAGCAGTGAGGGAAATTCAGAAATCTGTTCAGTCTCTCCGGGAGTGTCAAGGTTGTGTGGCTGTTCTTGATAATCGTGTCAATGCTCGCAGTTATGGCCGACAAATTCTCTCCGCTTTAGAACCCTATGCTAAAGTTAATTATCTCGATCAACAATTTTTTCAAGATAAAGATTAA
- a CDS encoding FAD-dependent oxidoreductase, translated as MSLVASLLDRVSSQSLQQLRASDRAWQALRLENPLIPAVINQSQESLGETDFDLVIAGGTLGIFIGAALQTRGWRVALLERGILRGREQEWNISRLELSSFLELDLLTEAELNQAIATEYNPARVGFYQGYELWVRDILNIGVDPVYLLETLKTKFLQAGGKLLENSGFSGAIIHPDGVMVKTGEVTLKTRLLIDAMGHFSPIAKQARKGEKPDGVCLVVGSCGQGFPSNETGDLIYSFTPILHQCQYFWEAFPARDGRTTYLFTYLDTHPDRFSLEFLMEEYLRLLPEYQKVDLEAVKFQRFLAGFFPAYRQSPLKMPWSRILAVGDSSGSQSPVSFGGFGAMVRHLKRLTFAIEEALQIDALNREDLALLQPYQPNISVTWLFQKTMSVPMSANPNPNQINDLMSGVFRVMDKLGDEVLKPFLQDVVQFSSLSKTLPLVNPQLVLPMIPQVGISPFIDWTGHYFNLALYSGLYPLATSLKPVLEKLPDKQKYLYHRYLDSWKYGSGGDFISNQ; from the coding sequence ATGTCTTTAGTTGCATCTTTACTCGATCGAGTATCTTCTCAGAGTTTACAACAATTGCGAGCCAGCGATCGAGCTTGGCAAGCTTTGCGTTTAGAAAATCCGCTTATTCCTGCGGTAATTAATCAAAGTCAAGAATCTTTAGGAGAGACGGATTTTGATCTAGTTATTGCCGGGGGAACTTTGGGAATTTTCATCGGGGCTGCTTTGCAAACTAGGGGCTGGCGTGTGGCATTATTAGAAAGAGGTATTCTGCGCGGTCGTGAGCAGGAGTGGAATATTTCCCGTTTAGAATTAAGCAGTTTTTTAGAGTTAGATTTATTGACCGAAGCTGAATTAAATCAAGCGATAGCTACGGAATATAATCCTGCTAGGGTGGGATTTTATCAAGGTTATGAGCTTTGGGTCAGAGATATTTTAAATATCGGTGTTGATCCGGTTTATTTGCTAGAGACTTTAAAAACTAAGTTTTTGCAAGCGGGAGGAAAGTTATTAGAAAATTCGGGGTTTAGCGGGGCAATTATTCATCCCGATGGAGTAATGGTTAAAACGGGAGAAGTAACTTTAAAAACCCGTTTATTAATCGATGCCATGGGTCATTTTTCGCCAATTGCAAAACAGGCAAGAAAAGGAGAAAAACCCGATGGAGTTTGTTTAGTGGTGGGTAGTTGCGGTCAGGGTTTTCCCAGTAATGAAACTGGTGATTTGATTTATTCTTTTACCCCAATCTTGCACCAATGTCAATACTTTTGGGAAGCATTTCCCGCTAGGGATGGTCGGACAACTTATTTATTTACCTATCTTGATACCCATCCCGATCGCTTTAGTTTAGAATTTTTGATGGAGGAGTATTTAAGATTACTGCCAGAGTATCAAAAGGTAGATTTAGAAGCGGTAAAATTTCAGCGTTTTCTAGCGGGTTTTTTCCCTGCCTATCGTCAAAGTCCTTTAAAAATGCCTTGGTCAAGAATTCTGGCAGTGGGAGATAGTAGCGGTAGTCAATCTCCGGTAAGTTTTGGTGGTTTTGGGGCAATGGTCAGACATTTAAAAAGGCTAACTTTCGCCATCGAGGAAGCTTTACAAATCGATGCTTTAAACCGAGAAGATTTAGCACTTTTACAACCCTATCAACCTAATATATCGGTAACGTGGCTATTTCAAAAAACCATGAGTGTCCCGATGTCTGCTAACCCTAATCCCAATCAAATTAATGACTTAATGAGTGGAGTTTTTCGGGTAATGGATAAGTTGGGAGATGAGGTCTTAAAACCGTTTTTACAGGATGTGGTGCAGTTTTCTTCGCTTTCAAAAACTTTGCCTTTGGTTAATCCTCAATTAGTTTTACCGATGATTCCGCAAGTGGGTATCAGTCCTTTTATCGATTGGACGGGACATTATTTTAATTTAGCTTTGTATAGTGGTTTATATCCCTTAGCAACCAGCTTAAAACCTGTTTTAGAAAAGTTACCCGACAAGCAAAAATATCTTTATCATCGTTATTTGGATAGTTGGAAATATGGCTCTGGGGGAGATTTTATCAGTAATCAGTGA